The Candidatus Polarisedimenticolia bacterium genome window below encodes:
- a CDS encoding MlaD family protein, translated as MRLSRATKEVSVGAFVSIGLILFAVGVMAISKEQRLFSRKTKYWTQFDNTSGLAEGSPVRLVGVQIGTVSEIEFPEDLRESKIKVVFSVDRAYAARIRSGTQALLKSLTYLSQDKYIELTPGDPDRPALEKNGFIEPGVSVWEETILQSQGIADDIKEITASLRDLLVAINRGGGIVQEMIHNPEFGRQGVTNLEGSLSSLRRTLEGVEKGKGLAGALINDEALARKQIENIDAALTHARSIMEKLDADQGFLAQISKPDGEGARVLGDLRAGASALRKAAEGVNQGQGLLGRLMHDEAYASGLLRKIDSVAAHADSILRKVDSGKGTLGGIVNDPEVYLGLKDIVAGIQKSRVGKGMIRHYGKKGAKESAKEGEAQGDDADEEETTPGGPKPGTTPEP; from the coding sequence GTGCGACTGTCTAGGGCGACCAAGGAAGTCAGCGTGGGGGCCTTCGTCTCGATCGGGTTGATCCTGTTCGCCGTCGGCGTCATGGCGATCAGCAAGGAACAGCGGTTGTTCTCCCGGAAGACGAAGTACTGGACCCAGTTCGACAACACCAGCGGACTGGCCGAGGGCTCGCCCGTGCGGCTGGTGGGAGTGCAGATCGGCACCGTCTCGGAAATCGAATTTCCCGAGGACCTGCGTGAATCGAAGATCAAGGTCGTGTTCTCCGTCGACCGGGCCTACGCCGCCCGCATCCGGTCCGGAACCCAGGCCCTCCTGAAATCGCTCACCTACCTCTCCCAGGACAAATACATCGAGCTGACGCCGGGCGACCCCGACCGGCCGGCCCTGGAGAAAAACGGATTCATCGAACCCGGAGTGTCCGTCTGGGAGGAGACCATCCTGCAGAGCCAGGGGATCGCGGACGACATCAAGGAGATCACGGCCTCTCTTCGCGATCTGCTGGTGGCGATCAATCGAGGCGGGGGAATCGTGCAGGAGATGATCCACAACCCGGAGTTCGGCCGCCAAGGGGTGACCAACCTGGAAGGGAGCCTGTCCTCTCTGCGGCGCACACTCGAGGGCGTGGAGAAGGGCAAGGGGCTGGCCGGAGCGCTCATCAACGACGAGGCCCTGGCCCGCAAGCAGATCGAGAACATCGATGCCGCGCTGACCCACGCGCGTTCCATCATGGAGAAGCTGGACGCCGACCAGGGCTTCCTGGCTCAGATCAGCAAGCCCGACGGGGAGGGCGCGCGAGTGCTGGGCGATCTGCGCGCCGGCGCCTCGGCATTGCGCAAGGCGGCCGAGGGAGTCAACCAGGGCCAGGGCCTGCTCGGCCGGCTGATGCACGACGAAGCCTACGCCAGCGGCCTCCTGAGGAAGATCGACAGCGTCGCCGCCCACGCCGACTCGATCCTGCGCAAGGTCGACAGCGGCAAGGGAACTCTCGGCGGGATCGTCAACGATCCCGAGGTGTACCTGGGGCTCAAGGACATCGTGGCGGGCATCCAGAAGAGCCGCGTGGGCAAGGGGATGATCCGGCATTACGGCAAGAAGGGAGCGAAAGAGAGTGCGAAGGAAGGCGAGGCACAGGGAGACGATGCCGACGAAGAAGAAACGACCCCTGGCGGACCCAAACCCGGGACCACGCCCGAGCCGTAG